From Vitis vinifera cultivar Pinot Noir 40024 chromosome 5, ASM3070453v1, the proteins below share one genomic window:
- the LOC100251154 gene encoding protein LIFEGUARD 4 translates to MSPKRSKGDIETGGEGHLYPMMLESPPMRWAFIRKVYAILSMQLLLTVVVAAIVVVVDPISDFMVHNRAGLGLYLFIVVLSLILMCALAAFHKRHPVNLILLGMFTLTMAFTMGLSCAFVKGKIILEAAILTSVVTIGLTLYTFWAAKRGHDFSFLGPFLFASLLVLLVFSMIQMFFPMGKLSTMIFGCLGAIIFSGFIIYDTDNMIKRYEYDDFIWAAVSLYLDILNLFIALINILTASDS, encoded by the exons ATGTcgccaaagagaagcaaaggtGATATTGAAACGGGGGGTGAAGGCCACCTCTACCCCATGATGCTTGAGAGCCCGCCGATGCGTTGGGCTTTCATTCGAAAGGTTTATGCCATATTGTCCATGCAACTGCTTCTGACCGTCGTGGTTGCCGCCATTGTCGTCGTAGTCGATCCAATATCAGACTTCATGGTCCACAACAGGGCCGGCCTAGGCCTCTACCTATTCATTGTGGTCCTTTCGTTGATAC TAATGTGTGCATTGGCGGCTTTTCACAAGCGTCATCCTGTGAATCTCATTCTTCTTGGGATGTTTACGCTCACCATGGCCTTCACCATGGGCTTGAGTTGTGCCTTCGTTAAAG GGAAGATTATTTTGGAGGCTGCAATTTTAACCAGTGTAGTGACCATTGGTCTGACCCTCTACACATTCTGGGCTGCAAAGAGAGGCCACGATTTCAGCTTTCTTGGGCCCTTTCTGTTTGCCTCCCTCCTGGTGCTCCTTGTTTTTAGCATGATTCAG ATGTTTTTCCCAATGGGAAAGTTGTCGACAATGATATTCGGGTGCTTGGGCGCCATCATATTCTCTGGATTCATCATATACGACACTGACAACATGATCAAGCGCTACGAATACGATGACTTCATCTGGGCTGCAGTTTCCCTTTACTTGGAtatcctcaatctcttcattgCTCTCATTAATATCTTAACTGCTTCCGACAGCTAG
- the LOC100256307 gene encoding VAN3-binding protein isoform X3 — translation MISSAAILLLHAFIFLFFIWNWVLSFQEVSPRTSGRLSHSSGPLNGTQSCGSLTDSPPVSPSEIDDLKFCRSNNPVNTQYRPATAATTGKTVGRWLKDRKEKKKEETRAQNAQLHATVSVAGVAAAIAAIAAATAASSGAGKDEQMAKTDMAVASAATLVAAQCVEAAEAMGAEREHLASVVGSAVNVRSAGDIMTLTAAAATALRGAATLKARALKEVWNIAAVIPVDKGMGIGGGNGSNGNSNSSYSGELVAEENFLGICSRELLARGCELLKRTRKGDLHWKVVSVYINRMGQVMLKMKSRHVAGTITKKKKNVVLEVCKDMPAWPGRHLLEGGEHRRYFGLKTIQRGVIEFECRNQREYDIWTHGVSRLLTVAGERNNRHRV, via the exons ATGATTTCTTCTGCAGCAATTTTGCTCCTACATGCTttcattttcctcttctttATTTGGAATTGGGTCCTCAGTTTTCaa GAGGTGTCCCCGCGCACTTCAGGCCGTCTCTCACACAGCAGTGGCCCCCTCAACGGAACTCAGAGTTGTGGCTCCTTAACGGACAGCCCCCCAGTCTCTCCCTCTGAAATCGACGATCTCAAG TTTTGCCGCTCCAACAACCCTGTTAATACCCAGTACAGACCAGCCACCGCAGCCACCACTGGCAAGACCGTCGGCAGATGGCTCAAGGACCgcaaagagaagaagaaagaggagaCTAGAGCCCAGAATGCCCAGCTCCACGCCACTGTTTCTGTCGCCGGAGTGGCGGCTGCCATCGCCGCAATAGCAGCCGCCACAGCTGCCTCCTCCGGAGCCGGAAAGGACGAGCAGATGGCGAAGACCGACATGGCGGTCGCCTCCGCCGCCACTCTCGTCGCTGCCCAGTGCGTGGAGGCGGCCGAGGCAATGGGCGCCGAGCGCGAACACCTCGCTTCGGTTGTCGGATCCGCCGTCAATGTCCGATCCGCCGGCGATATCATGACCTTGACGGCCGCCGCAGCCACAg CTCTTCGGGGGGCAGCCACATTGAAGGCAAGGGCGTTAAAGGAAGTTTGGAATATAGCAGCAGTAATTCCGGTGGATAAGGGGATGGGAATTGGTGGTGGCAACGGCAGCAATGGTAATTCTAACAGTAGTTACAGTGGTGAGCTCGTTGCTGAAGAAAACTTCCTAGGAATCTGCAGCAGAGAATTACTTGCTAGAGGCTGTGAACTTCTCAAACGCACCCGAAAAG GCGATCTTCATTGGAAAGTTGTCTCAGTTTACATCAACAGAATGGGTCAG GTGATGCTTAAGATGAAGAGCAGACATGTCGCTGGGACcatcacaaaaaagaaaaaga ACGTGGTGTTGGAGGTCTGTAAAGATATGCCAGCTTGGCCTGGCCGCCACCTACTGGAGGGCGGGGAGCACCGGCGATACTTCGGACTGAAGACGATACAGCGGGGAGTTATAGAGTTTGAGTGCAGGAACCAGAGGGAGTATGATATATGGACTCACGGTGTTTCCCGGCTCCTCACCGTTGCTGGAGAAAGAAACAACAGACATAGAGTTTGA
- the LOC100256307 gene encoding VAN3-binding protein isoform X2, whose protein sequence is MDKTVGDPWKSDTGLFRPPETPREPMEFLSRSWSVSALEVSKALAPTQMQALSKTLSGGGGFAIPEDIAGEVEEAAISGNPFSFASSETSQLVMERIMSQSEVSPRTSGRLSHSSGPLNGTQSCGSLTDSPPVSPSEIDDLKFCRSNNPVNTQYRPATAATTGKTVGRWLKDRKEKKKEETRAQNAQLHATVSVAGVAAAIAAIAAATAASSGAGKDEQMAKTDMAVASAATLVAAQCVEAAEAMGAEREHLASVVGSAVNVRSAGDIMTLTAAAATALRGAATLKARALKEVWNIAAVIPVDKGMGIGGGNGSNGNSNSSYSGELVAEENFLGICSRELLARGCELLKRTRKGDLHWKVVSVYINRMGQVMLKMKSRHVAGTITKKKKNVVLEVCKDMPAWPGRHLLEGGEHRRYFGLKTIQRGVIEFECRNQREYDIWTHGVSRLLTVAGERNNRHRV, encoded by the exons ATGGACAAAACCGTCGGCGATCCTTGGAAATCGGATACCGGCCTTTTTCGGCCGCCGGAGACCCCTCGTGAGCCCATGGAATTTCTCTCTCGCTCCTGGAGCGTGTCGGCTTTGGAAGTTTCTAAGGCTCTGGCTCCTACTCAGATGCAAGCGCTTTCCAAGACGTTGAGTGGCGGCGGCGGCTTTGCCATACCGGAGGACATCGCCGGAGAGGTGGAGGAGGCGGCTATTTCTGGGAacccattttcctttgcatCTTCCGAGACCTCCCAACTCGTTATGGAACGTATAATGTCACAGTCG GAGGTGTCCCCGCGCACTTCAGGCCGTCTCTCACACAGCAGTGGCCCCCTCAACGGAACTCAGAGTTGTGGCTCCTTAACGGACAGCCCCCCAGTCTCTCCCTCTGAAATCGACGATCTCAAG TTTTGCCGCTCCAACAACCCTGTTAATACCCAGTACAGACCAGCCACCGCAGCCACCACTGGCAAGACCGTCGGCAGATGGCTCAAGGACCgcaaagagaagaagaaagaggagaCTAGAGCCCAGAATGCCCAGCTCCACGCCACTGTTTCTGTCGCCGGAGTGGCGGCTGCCATCGCCGCAATAGCAGCCGCCACAGCTGCCTCCTCCGGAGCCGGAAAGGACGAGCAGATGGCGAAGACCGACATGGCGGTCGCCTCCGCCGCCACTCTCGTCGCTGCCCAGTGCGTGGAGGCGGCCGAGGCAATGGGCGCCGAGCGCGAACACCTCGCTTCGGTTGTCGGATCCGCCGTCAATGTCCGATCCGCCGGCGATATCATGACCTTGACGGCCGCCGCAGCCACAg CTCTTCGGGGGGCAGCCACATTGAAGGCAAGGGCGTTAAAGGAAGTTTGGAATATAGCAGCAGTAATTCCGGTGGATAAGGGGATGGGAATTGGTGGTGGCAACGGCAGCAATGGTAATTCTAACAGTAGTTACAGTGGTGAGCTCGTTGCTGAAGAAAACTTCCTAGGAATCTGCAGCAGAGAATTACTTGCTAGAGGCTGTGAACTTCTCAAACGCACCCGAAAAG GCGATCTTCATTGGAAAGTTGTCTCAGTTTACATCAACAGAATGGGTCAG GTGATGCTTAAGATGAAGAGCAGACATGTCGCTGGGACcatcacaaaaaagaaaaaga ACGTGGTGTTGGAGGTCTGTAAAGATATGCCAGCTTGGCCTGGCCGCCACCTACTGGAGGGCGGGGAGCACCGGCGATACTTCGGACTGAAGACGATACAGCGGGGAGTTATAGAGTTTGAGTGCAGGAACCAGAGGGAGTATGATATATGGACTCACGGTGTTTCCCGGCTCCTCACCGTTGCTGGAGAAAGAAACAACAGACATAGAGTTTGA
- the LOC100256307 gene encoding VAN3-binding protein isoform X1 → MDKTVGDPWKSDTGLFRPPETPREPMEFLSRSWSVSALEVSKALAPTQMQALSKTLSGGGGFAIPEDIAGEVEEAAISGNPFSFASSETSQLVMERIMSQSQEVSPRTSGRLSHSSGPLNGTQSCGSLTDSPPVSPSEIDDLKFCRSNNPVNTQYRPATAATTGKTVGRWLKDRKEKKKEETRAQNAQLHATVSVAGVAAAIAAIAAATAASSGAGKDEQMAKTDMAVASAATLVAAQCVEAAEAMGAEREHLASVVGSAVNVRSAGDIMTLTAAAATALRGAATLKARALKEVWNIAAVIPVDKGMGIGGGNGSNGNSNSSYSGELVAEENFLGICSRELLARGCELLKRTRKGDLHWKVVSVYINRMGQVMLKMKSRHVAGTITKKKKNVVLEVCKDMPAWPGRHLLEGGEHRRYFGLKTIQRGVIEFECRNQREYDIWTHGVSRLLTVAGERNNRHRV, encoded by the exons ATGGACAAAACCGTCGGCGATCCTTGGAAATCGGATACCGGCCTTTTTCGGCCGCCGGAGACCCCTCGTGAGCCCATGGAATTTCTCTCTCGCTCCTGGAGCGTGTCGGCTTTGGAAGTTTCTAAGGCTCTGGCTCCTACTCAGATGCAAGCGCTTTCCAAGACGTTGAGTGGCGGCGGCGGCTTTGCCATACCGGAGGACATCGCCGGAGAGGTGGAGGAGGCGGCTATTTCTGGGAacccattttcctttgcatCTTCCGAGACCTCCCAACTCGTTATGGAACGTATAATGTCACAGTCG CAGGAGGTGTCCCCGCGCACTTCAGGCCGTCTCTCACACAGCAGTGGCCCCCTCAACGGAACTCAGAGTTGTGGCTCCTTAACGGACAGCCCCCCAGTCTCTCCCTCTGAAATCGACGATCTCAAG TTTTGCCGCTCCAACAACCCTGTTAATACCCAGTACAGACCAGCCACCGCAGCCACCACTGGCAAGACCGTCGGCAGATGGCTCAAGGACCgcaaagagaagaagaaagaggagaCTAGAGCCCAGAATGCCCAGCTCCACGCCACTGTTTCTGTCGCCGGAGTGGCGGCTGCCATCGCCGCAATAGCAGCCGCCACAGCTGCCTCCTCCGGAGCCGGAAAGGACGAGCAGATGGCGAAGACCGACATGGCGGTCGCCTCCGCCGCCACTCTCGTCGCTGCCCAGTGCGTGGAGGCGGCCGAGGCAATGGGCGCCGAGCGCGAACACCTCGCTTCGGTTGTCGGATCCGCCGTCAATGTCCGATCCGCCGGCGATATCATGACCTTGACGGCCGCCGCAGCCACAg CTCTTCGGGGGGCAGCCACATTGAAGGCAAGGGCGTTAAAGGAAGTTTGGAATATAGCAGCAGTAATTCCGGTGGATAAGGGGATGGGAATTGGTGGTGGCAACGGCAGCAATGGTAATTCTAACAGTAGTTACAGTGGTGAGCTCGTTGCTGAAGAAAACTTCCTAGGAATCTGCAGCAGAGAATTACTTGCTAGAGGCTGTGAACTTCTCAAACGCACCCGAAAAG GCGATCTTCATTGGAAAGTTGTCTCAGTTTACATCAACAGAATGGGTCAG GTGATGCTTAAGATGAAGAGCAGACATGTCGCTGGGACcatcacaaaaaagaaaaaga ACGTGGTGTTGGAGGTCTGTAAAGATATGCCAGCTTGGCCTGGCCGCCACCTACTGGAGGGCGGGGAGCACCGGCGATACTTCGGACTGAAGACGATACAGCGGGGAGTTATAGAGTTTGAGTGCAGGAACCAGAGGGAGTATGATATATGGACTCACGGTGTTTCCCGGCTCCTCACCGTTGCTGGAGAAAGAAACAACAGACATAGAGTTTGA